The genomic DNA AGACTCTAAACACAGCAGCCAGCCTAGCGCCGTGCCCCACAAAAGCTACGGTCCCCTCGCCTCTTCCCGCAAGAGGCCCCTGCCAGAGGAGGCGGCAGCCACGGCCACGGCCGCAGCCCACGAGCACCAGCCCAAAGTCAGCAAAGCCTCCAAAGGCCCCGGCATGCCATTCTCTTacccccacctccccggggcgGCCCACCTCCCAGGGCACAGCTCGGATACGGGCAACCTCCCCTTACCCCAGGCCAACAAAGCCCGGGGCTCCCACGGCAAATCGGACAAGGGTCCCACGGGGGCCAATGGGCACAACGCCAACCAGGCCAGTGACTACCAGGATACGGTCAATATGCTGCACTCGCTGTTGAGCGCGCAGGGCATGCAGCCCACCCAGCCCCCTGCCTTTGAGTTCCACTCGTACGGCGAGCTCTTGAACCCCCGGGCTTCCACCAGCTCCAGAGCTGCCGCCAACACGGACAAGCCCCGACCACCCCCCCTGCCCtcagaaccgccccccccgctgccccccctccccaagtaAAGCCCCTTTTTACTACTGAGTTTGTACAGAGCCCCAGCCCAAACCTGGGCTGCCCTTGCGGGGGCGTGAAAGGGCTTGTTCGATCTCCACTGCCTCACGAAGAACTATTTTATTATAATATAACTTTTATTATTGATATTTAGAGCGCGGAGTTCTTGAAGCTGTGAAAGGATAAGAAACCCTTTCTCTGTTCCTTACTCCCTCCCCCATTGACTTCCAGTTAGTGGTGGGCTCTGTCCCTGCTGGGGAACACACATTGTGGGCGGGCCCTGGGGGGTATTTAAAATATGTCACAGAAAATTTAAGACGTTTTACAAATAATTTAAGCAGTAACTTATATCTTAGTGTTTTGGTCATTTTAATTTTGTGGTGCTGCGGGGGACCCCGGTGAGGGCTTGGGGTGGCTTCTCGGGTGGTTCCACTCGAGCTGCTGGCGACAGAAAGTGGGTTCAGGAGCTTTTGGGGGATGGAGCGGAGGAAGCGGCgtgaggggagggcagggaccgGAGGCTGCTCgggctggggggggtgagggaaTCCCAGCTGCTGCGACCGCGGGGTGATGGGGGCTGCTCTACCTGCTGCGGGTCCGGCTTCCTCGCTCCAAAAGCTGCTCTGATTTCGGGATCCTGTCTctgtccctcgctcccctcctgcAGGTCCCACCGCTTCTGCCGGAAACCCTGgcggtggtggggctgggggggcagcgcGCGTGCCGAGGGCTTTCGTTGGCGTTTCGGGGTGGCGGGTGTTGAACAGCCAGGGTGAGGTGATGGATCAAGGGCGCTTGGCCCAGGGCCTACCCCCTCGTGGCTGCTTTTTCGGGGGGAGAGAGTCCAGAGGAGCTGCCCGTGGCTGGCAGGGATGAGTGCTGCTGAGCGAGGGGCTTGTACGTGGGGTCGGATTGTGCCCGAAAGCACccgctggggcagagcagccccgtgctgggcgctggctggcTGGGTCATGCCGCCGGCGCGTGCAGAGCCGGGTTTAGGCGTGAAACGCGTTGGTGGACTCGGTCCGTGGCTGTGCAGGGGTCGATCGGGAGAGGAGCAGCATGGTGCGCTCCCAGCTGGGACGTAGGAGGAGACCGTGCAGGACGGCTGGTTGGGAGGGTCACCGTGCCCGGGGCAGCTCTTCCGGGGATCCTGCCGGCGCGTGGCTGTTCGCAGCCGAGCTGGAAACCACTTTTACCGTGACCTCAGCCCTGGGCCAGGGCAGCCGCCTGAGTTTTGGTTGAATGTTTAGGAAAAAGCCAATTTCCTTTGTTACCAGACTTGACTTTTCCAACCTTCAATAAATGTACTGTCTCCGTATGGTTTTGTGAAACTCTTGTTCTACATCaagcttgtttttaaaagcaatcgGTGCTGCTGAACCCCGCCAGCGCCTCTGCCGTCggtaacccccccccccggttttggGTACGGTTTTTAGGTTTCAGGCTCTCGGCAAAGGCCCATCCCTCGCTTCCCCCCGCTGCTTTTGGAGCCTCTCTTGGCGGCTCGGCTGGCTGCTCCCAGGTTGTCGGGTTTTGCGGTGAATCGCTCATTCTTCCCTTTCCGTTAATCAGCAGGGAGCAACGTCTGTCTGCAGATGTCCCGGGAAACCGGGAGGGGACGGGATAGAGCCGGGGGGGGCCTCTTGGCCCCTGGCTGGTGCCCTGGGACGGAGCCGGTGTCCCTGGGACTACCGGGAGCTTCTGCCTTCCCAGAGCCAAAGCACAAACCCGCTCCCGTCTCCCCTCGCTCGCTCGGGGCTGCCAAACCCCCGGGCCCCGCCGTACGCCCCCGGTCCCGCCGCGCCCACGTGTCGGCTTCCCGCCGCGCTGCCCTCACGTGACTCCTTGGGGGGGGTGGTGCCTGGTCCCTACGGAGTGACGGCGGGCTCGGCCAACCGCGCGCGGCACCGCCTCCGCGCCTGTCGCTGATTGGCGGCCGGGCGGACCAGTGAGGTGGCGGGGCGGGTGCGCGGCGAGGCAGCAGGGAGGCCGGGGCGGCAGCGAGGTAAGATGGCGgcggctccgcccgccctgaGCGCGGCCCGCGCAGCCCTTCGCCGCGACACCTGCGcgctcccccgggacccctccgCTCCGCACGGGACGGGGGGGGCCGTTCCTCCCTCGCCCTCCGCTCCGGCAGCGCTGCCTAGGCCCCCCTCGGGAGCGCCCCTCATGCCCGCCGCCCGCGGACAAAATGGCGGCGCCGGAGCAGCCGGGCGGCGCGATTGCGCATGCGCGGGACCTGGGCGCGGGGCGGGTGGCGGAGCAcgtgcgtgggggggggggctgcaccgggAGCGGGGATGGGCACCGGGAGCGGGGGCCACGCACTGAGGAGCTGCACGGGGGGGTGGTGtgtactgggagggggggggtccTGCACTGGTGCTGCACTGGGCGGGAGGGagcctgtgctgggcactgtggAGTTGGGGAGCTGCGCACGGGGaggaggggtgcagggctggggtgagCACTGGGCCTGTAGGAGGCATtggcggggggggacagggtTGGGAGGTTGTGCCCACTGAGGAAGAGGCTCAGACGATGCCGTGAAGGGTTGGGGGTTGTCTTGGGCATTATGGGGTTGGTGTATGGAAGGGAGCGTTGTGCCCTGGGAGGGTATGGAGCTGTGGGATTCGTGCGCTGGGAGGAAAGGGTCCTGCACTGGGGTGGTTGGGGTAGAGGGGTACCCCCGGGACACGTATTCCCCCCTGGCCAcagtgctggcaggcagcagtgctTGTTGTGCCCACACCTTGGCATGGATGTTGCTGCTTGGTAGCTCAGGTGAGTGAGATGTGTTTCATTCTGTGCAGAAATGGGGTTGCTGCAAAGCTAAAAGTTTCCTCAGACCTTGGAAGAAACTATCTCTATAGGAGCTTCATCTCCCGCCTGTTCAAGGGGGTCAAAGAATTTTATTCAGATGCGTTAGCAGATGTTTGCAGATgctgctcctctttctttttattagtggtttgtttcatttcttttaactGGTCTGCATCCCTCGAGCAGGTGTTGGCATGAACAGAATTCGGATCCATGTTTTGCCGTCAAGCCGAGGACGCCTTACTCCTGTGCCACGGCCGCAGGAGCCTCTGTCATGTGCCTTCACCCACCGCCAGTGCTCCCAGCCGCGGCTGGAGGGGCAGGAGTTTTGTATTAAGCACATTCTGGAAGACAGGAGTGCCCCTTTCAAGCAGTGCAGCTATGTTTCAACAAAGAATGGAAAGCGGTGTCCCAACGCTGCGCCCAAACCAGAGAAGAAGGATGGGTGAGTACCTCTGTCTTCTGGTTCTCTGGTTCTGTACCATGTAGAATTAAAACAGGCAGGAGAAGGTCCTTCTCCTGATTCAGCTGCTGCACTTACGTTACCTCACACAAGTGGCTTCCTCTTTCTGAAGCGTTTTTAAGCTAGAAAAAGACTCTGTGAGTGCTGGACACTGTGTGGAGTCGTCTTGGTCGCGCAGGACTGTCGGGCTGCTGCCCTCTGCCATCAGAAGGTGGCTGCAGTGATCCAGGTCCTTTGTAAGAGCTGTACGTGCACCCACGCGGTCCCGTACCTCCGCTCAGCCCAGCAAATTTGCTGCTGTCTGTGCTTATGGATAATCGTCAGCACAGATAGGCTGGTTGTGCGTTATGTGGAGGTGACGACCTGGTGGTGCTTCTTGTTCTCTGatgcatataaaatattctgACTGCTGTGGGTGGAAGGACCTAGAACAGCTATCGACATTCAGTAAGCGTGTCAGCAGAGCAGTTTCCCTTATGAGAGAGTCAACCCGCGTTCCATTCTCAGAGGTGACGGGGATGTGGACACTGGTAGTCTTCGTTCTGCCCTTGGTCCCTCTGCGATAAAAAGGATCCATCCGATGCGGGCCAGCACGCTCTGCGTGGAAACTGAGAGTCCAGTGTGAATGTTTGGAAGCAGAAGAGCTCACCTCAGTGGCTTTAAGCAAAAAgctcttttctctccctgccGCTGTGCCATGTGGCTGCCGGCTCCAGTGCCAGAGGTGGCATTTCAGCGGTGGTGTGTGGTCTGTGAGCCAGCCGGGGCTCTCTGGCATTTCCGAGCTGTAcctgcagccagcagctctcTCTGTGAGAGAACTGTAGAGGGGATGTGCTTTCCAGATGCCAGGGAACATTTCTCAGTGCATCGCTTGTTCGTTTTGCTGGCTGAGGGCTTGGAGTTGTAACGAGCTTGTGATTTCTTCCCGCAGCGTGTCGTTCTGTGCGGAGCACGCCCGTAGGAACACTCTGGCGCTCCAAGCTCAGATGAAGAAGTCCAATCCTGGGCCTGTAAGCGAGACTCTCCTTTGCCAGCTTAGCTCTTATGCCAAAACAGAGCTGGGCTCCCAGACCGCAGAGAGCAGCCGCAGCGAAGCCAGTCGGATCCTAGGTAAGAATTGAAAGCGAAAACCGGAGAGAGAGGACCTGAAGTTCTCCGTTCTGTGTGGAAATGCCAAGAATATGACTTCTTAAATCCAGTGAAAAAAGATCCCAGGGGTCTGTGGGTAAAAGATTGTGTTCTGCAAACCCTGGCGTGTCTCGCCTGCCACTGACTGTAGACAAGTCACACTGCCAGACCAAAATCCTGCAGGTTTTCTTCCCTTGCAGTCACAGAGTAGAAACGTTAGCTAGCTTTCCTCTTTGCTGGGTTAGTCTCTAGCGGTGCCTGTCAAACGCTGGCTCGGTGCTGAGCTTCTCATCTCGCAGGGTCGCTCGGTGGGGCCAGCTGGCAGTTCATGGTTCCTAGGTAGGCTGCGCCGAGTTGGTGGGTTTCCTGTTGTTCCATGTCGTTGCTGGGGAGGAGAAGTCTCCCTTGGCAAGAGGCAGAGCTGGTTTACCTCCGTGTGGCCGTGGAGCCGAGCTGCCGGGGTCCCTGGCTgccctgcccaggagcagcgAGCACGGGGACGTAGGGCAGTGTCCTGTCACTCAGGGTGACTTGTCTTTTCAGATGAGGACAGCTGGAGCGATGGCGAGCAGGACCCTATCACAGTGGACCAGACGTGGCGAGGGGACCCGGACAGCGAGGCTGACAGCATCGATAGCGACCAGGAGGATCCCTTGAAGTAAGTTGGATGCTTGGGGCTGCTTACACACGTGTAGCGTGCAGCGCGTTCTGAGCTCGGTGTGGTACCGGAGGAGATGGCAGTTATGTTGAAGAGGTGACGTTATCGATGGTGTTGCAGTTGGACTTTGTGCCTTGGTGAGTTGCTAGGTGTGAATGCTCGGAAGTCTTGGACCTGGTGGTTCTTCTGGGAAGTATTTGATGGTCATCCTCTTTCAGTATGGAGTGGCCCATTCAGCAGCAGTCTCTGGATGatctcttaaattaaaaataaatatgtaaagatCAGTATTTCTGCTTGTCGCCCATTGATCTGTCTAATCTAGTCCTGCTCAGCCGGCGTTTCTGATAACGTCCGTGTCATTCGGTCAGGAGAACAGCCCTGAGGGACCCTTAGAAACTTCACCCTGTTTGTGTGGGTGTTTTTCAGGCATGCTGGTGTATACACAGCGGAGGAGGTGGCTTTGATCATGCGAGAGAAGCTGATCCGCCTGCAGTCTCTCTACATTGACCAGTTCAAACGACTCCAGCACCTTCTGAAGGAGAAGAAGCGCCGATACCTGCACAGCCGCAAGGGAGAACATGAAGCCATAGGCAAGTACTGGTACAGGTAGTCACTGATCCGTATTCATCTGGCTGAGGGCACAGCGCTTCTCTAAAACACATGCAGAactctacattaaaaaaatggggtttttttgctctttgtagAAGCAGATTTCAGAGCAATGCTGTCTTGGTAAGGGTCAGAACTACCGTAGGACCGAAACTCAGTTAGAGAAGGTATTTCTGTGGCTGGCCTCATGCCTGGAGATTGGTATCATTTGGGTTAGGAAGGTTGCCGGATTTCTTTGCTCTTCAAAGTTTGTAGTGTTGTCAGGAAATGAGACTACAAAGTTAATTCTGAGGCAAAAGTTCTTTTTTTGTATGGGATTTCCTGTTTTTGGTTTTATGAACAAAAAATTTATTCATCTGTAAGGTCCTGTCTGTATCGGCAGAAGTTTGTTTCAGTTGTTACACCAGTACTGCTGAAATGACGTATTCCTCCTTAGCACAGATGCAGCTTTCCCTTGCAAAAGCACTTCTGCCTCGGTTGGATTTCTCCCTGTACAGAACATGCTCTTGGAGGCAGGAGTTCGTAGCTCAGCAGAGGCAGAACCGGGTTGTGTGACTGGTTGCAAGTATTGCAGTGCAAAGAATGCCTTCTCTAGCATAGTCTTATAATAGCTCATCCTGGAAAATGGCATAATATGGCTCGGtctcaaataaaaataactggaagTCTGGTACATAACAATTTTGTAGAACTCTTTTTAGCAAACCAGTAATAGAAGAGCAGATCCCGAGCGTTGCCCTGTAATTACAGCTGGGAGTGCTTACTGGAAGCTTCCAGAACTTGCACAGGAGCAAGCTGAAATTTGACAAACTGCTATTCTG from Calonectris borealis chromosome 30, bCalBor7.hap1.2, whole genome shotgun sequence includes the following:
- the KANSL2 gene encoding KAT8 regulatory NSL complex subunit 2 isoform X1 yields the protein MEGSVVPWEGMELWDSCAGRKGSCTGVVGVEGYPRDTYSPLATVLAGSSACCAHTLAWMLLLGSSGVGMNRIRIHVLPSSRGRLTPVPRPQEPLSCAFTHRQCSQPRLEGQEFCIKHILEDRSAPFKQCSYVSTKNGKRCPNAAPKPEKKDGVSFCAEHARRNTLALQAQMKKSNPGPVSETLLCQLSSYAKTELGSQTAESSRSEASRILDEDSWSDGEQDPITVDQTWRGDPDSEADSIDSDQEDPLKHAGVYTAEEVALIMREKLIRLQSLYIDQFKRLQHLLKEKKRRYLHSRKGEHEAIGNSLLTGPEGLMAKERENLKRLKCLRRYRQRYGVEALLHRQLKERRMLATDGAAQQAHTTRSSQRCLAFVDDVRCSNQSLPMTRHCLTHICQDTNQTLFKPCQGSEEVPCNKPVPVSLSEDPCCPLHLRLPPQMYVPEQVLAVPEELEAAPTDLYLSAAELQPTESLPLEFSDDLDVVGDGMQCPPSPLLFDPSVALDQSLRDVAEAPIDILALEEPSPPGLPPQTAPADRGSSSAHVFSPAAEPPAELPAQSHLPMAACRPGPRDDRRLEEAAFSAPAHRAAANGSLEPASVS